From Pagrus major chromosome 6, Pma_NU_1.0, one genomic window encodes:
- the mfap2 gene encoding microfibrillar-associated protein 2, translated as MRVLLLICMPVLLLAQAPYQEPIPFLDEYGLDYFPDSPDNPDSLPGTYQQQVRLSPVLRPEKSDSDLETEPTEPGPLDCREEQYPCTRLYSVHKPCKQCLNSLCFYSLRRVYVINKEVCVRTVCAHEELLRADLCRDQFSRCGVAALSGQCSSLGGSCGKSCGGC; from the exons ATGAGAGTCCTCCTGCTCATCTGCATGCCAG TTCTGCTGCTCGCCCAGGCCCCGTACCAGGAACCGATTCCTTTTTTGG ATGAGTATGGGCTGGATTATTTTCCAG ATAGTCCAGACAATCCTGATTCCCTTCCTGGAACCTACCAGCAGCAGGTTCGACTCAGTCCAGTGCTCCGTCCAGAAAAATCAG ACTCTGATTTGGAGACGGAGCCCACAGAGCCTGGCCCTCTTG ACTGTAGAGAGGAGCAGTATCCCTGCACCAGACTCTACTCTGTTCACAAGCCATGCAAGCAGTGCCTGAACAGCCTCTGCTTCTACAG TTTGCGACGGGTGTACGTCATCAACAAGGAGGTCTGCGTGAggactgtgtgtgcacatgaagAGCTGCTCAGAG CGGACCTGTGCCGCGACCAGTTCTCTCGCTGTGGCGTGGCGGCGCTGAGCGGCCAGTGTTCATCACTAGGAGGAAGCTGTGGGAAGAGCTGCGGTGGCTGCTGA